Proteins encoded together in one Candidatus Poribacteria bacterium window:
- the tyrS gene encoding tyrosine--tRNA ligase encodes MDNVFEALNERGFIKQVTNAEQVTRLLAEKQVPYYVGFDPTAPSLHVGSLVPIMAMAHLQRAGHTPIAIIGGGTTMIGDPTDKTEMRSMLSQEQISANGKDILAQLQRYLNLDNGIADADNSQTTLKVGRFLNNADWLLSVNYIEFLRDIGKHFRVNEMIKVEGYRQRLERELGLSFLEFNYQLLQAYDYLCLFQEYGCRLQLGGDDQWGNILAGVDLVRRIEGERVHAVTFPLLTTANGAKMGKTAGGAVWLDAEQTSPYEFYQYWINVDDRDVSRFLAYFTFLPMDEVRRLGRLEDEAIREAKEVLAYEVTQLAHGKAEADKAQAASRAAFGGGNLNEAEMPTSVIPSERLDTGIPIMALFHEVGLANSRSEARRLIQQGGAYINEKQYRAIDMVVGPDLLEENALLLRAGKKRYHRIVLKEN; translated from the coding sequence ATGGACAACGTTTTTGAAGCCCTGAACGAACGCGGCTTTATCAAACAGGTCACAAATGCTGAACAGGTTACACGCTTGTTAGCTGAAAAACAGGTCCCCTACTACGTTGGTTTTGATCCGACAGCACCGAGTCTGCATGTCGGGAGTCTTGTTCCGATAATGGCGATGGCACACTTGCAACGCGCCGGACATACGCCGATTGCAATCATCGGCGGTGGGACAACAATGATAGGCGATCCGACTGACAAAACCGAGATGCGCTCGATGTTATCGCAAGAACAAATTTCAGCTAACGGCAAGGATATCCTCGCGCAGCTGCAACGTTACTTAAATCTTGATAATGGAATAGCGGATGCTGATAATTCGCAAACTACTTTGAAGGTAGGTAGATTTCTCAATAATGCTGATTGGTTGCTTTCGGTAAACTACATTGAATTCCTACGCGATATTGGCAAACACTTTCGGGTGAATGAGATGATCAAGGTAGAAGGCTATCGGCAACGCCTTGAACGTGAACTCGGTCTTTCATTTCTTGAATTTAATTATCAACTCCTCCAAGCTTACGATTACTTGTGTCTCTTTCAGGAATATGGGTGCCGTCTCCAACTTGGTGGAGACGACCAATGGGGCAATATCCTTGCCGGTGTTGATCTCGTCCGCCGGATCGAAGGCGAACGGGTTCACGCGGTCACTTTTCCACTCCTCACAACAGCAAACGGTGCAAAGATGGGAAAAACCGCTGGTGGCGCAGTTTGGCTTGATGCAGAACAGACCTCACCGTATGAATTTTATCAGTATTGGATCAACGTAGACGACCGCGATGTCTCGCGGTTCCTCGCGTATTTCACGTTCCTCCCGATGGATGAAGTCCGACGACTCGGTCGTTTAGAGGATGAAGCCATTCGCGAGGCAAAGGAAGTCCTCGCTTACGAAGTCACACAACTTGCTCACGGAAAGGCGGAAGCCGACAAAGCACAAGCGGCATCACGCGCTGCGTTTGGGGGTGGCAACCTCAATGAGGCCGAGATGCCGACTTCTGTTATTCCATCGGAACGCCTTGACACCGGCATTCCGATCATGGCGTTGTTCCATGAAGTCGGGTTAGCAAATTCACGCAGCGAAGCGCGACGGCTCATTCAACAGGGTGGTGCCTACATCAATGAAAAACAGTACCGTGCGATAGATATGGTCGTTGGTCCTGACTTGCTTGAGGAAAACGCTTTGCTTCTCCGTGCTGGTAAGAAACGTTACCATCGAATTGTTTTAAAAGAGAATTAA